The genomic interval tgacaaatgttagtgtgatgatgatctgaatagCAATAGCTGTTAGCtggctaataatgataatattgataacattattgtgggttcaataacagatTTAACTCTCCATAGTCCTCCATAGCcagagataaaccagagccgcttctcctcttcctgtccctgaattgggacacagcagcTGTCTTCCCTCTGGTGTCTGTCCATTCATTGCTTCTGTTCCTGCTTCTGCTTCTGTCTGTGCCATGTCCTTCCAGAGTTCCTTCTGTCTCCAGTCtccccatggtatgtgttttttggaTTGTGAGTtcttgatttttgatttgtactttgcctttttcattGCACTtttttgaactgttttattttgttactttgtcttgctgttttgtTGCATTCAGCTTTGTTTAATTAAAGCTCGCATTTGTTCCCCCTCAATCCTGTTCTGtgagtaactgcatttgggtccacctcctatcTCCTTAGCTATCCCCTTTAAACCCCAGTGTCAGAATCGACGTACCAAgaaaaatggacccagcagttaCTGGCCTAGAAATTTTTCGCTGGTATCAGGACTTCATGATGAATCCTGTTGGCAGGGCCCCTCATATTACTGCTAGCCACCAGCCTGTTGGCCTCCCGTCCTCCCCAGGGCCTGCCATTGCTGAAATGTCTCCTTTCTGGGGAACCCGGCTGGCCTACAAAGTGCCCCCACCGAAAAAGCGACGAGCCCGTCCGcgtcctggctccctgaagtcaggcTCTGGAGCCCCAGCCAATGCCTCAGCCACAGCCCAGCTACCAGCCCAAACCCAGGCCTCAGCCCCAGCCCTGCTACCAGCCCAGGCCTCAGTCTCAACCCCAGACAAACCATCTGCAGACCCTTTCTGGGGACCCTGCCTTGCCTACAACGTACCCCCACCAAGAAAGCGATGTTCCCGGTCGTGTCCTGGCCCCCTGAACTCTGGCTCTGGAGCCCTAGCTCCATTGTCAGCTGCCCAGCCAACGCTTGCCAGGTTTGTTCTGCTGATGGCGTGGCTGACACCCAGGctgacacctgccagtggttcTCCGTCGGCTGCCCGGTCGACACCTTCTAGTGGTTCTCAGCCGGCGGCCCAGAAGTCtctgtccctgctcctcagtCAGAGGCCCGGGCCAAGTCCAgcccctgctcctcggtcggaggtccggcccaGTCCTGTCCCAGCCCATTGACCGGAGGTCCGGCCTAGTCCTGTCCCAGCCCCTCCACCGGAGGTCCGGCCCAGTCCTGTCCAAGCACCTCCaccggaggcccggccgagtcctgTTCCAGCTCCTCTGTGGGTGGTCCTGCCGATACCTGCCAGTGTTGCTACGCCGGCGGTCCAGGCGACACCTGGCAAGGGCTCCCAGTCAGAGGCACAACAGACACCTGTTCCTgttcctcggtcggaggcccggctgAGTCCGGCCACTCACTGTTGGCTCCCAGGCTGACACCTCCTAGTTGTCCTTCAATGGCTCTTAGGCCTACACCTCCCTGTGAACCTCCGTCGGCTCCCAGGCCGCCACCTCCCTGTGAACCTCCGTCGGCTCCCAGGCCGCCACCTCCCTGTAAAACCTTCGTCAGCTCCCAGGCTGATGTTCCCCAGTAATCCTCCTTCAGTGGCCCTGGCAAGGTCCAGGAGGGTTGTTCAGTTGGCAGTTTGGCTTCCAGAAAGTTTCAGCCTTCATCTCTGCCGCCGGCTTCCAGTAGATCCCAGCCTACACCCCCAGCCTCCAGAGGGCTTGCACCTTCGCCTCCTGAAGGACTCAGCCTTCGTCTTCACCACTGGCCTCTGGAAAGCCtgcgccgccggcctccagagacTGCCAGCCTGCGCCTACACCTTCATCGCCGGCCTTCAGAGGGTCTCAGCCTTCGCCACCGCCATCGGCCTCCAGAAGGTCTAAGCCTTCGCCCTCACCGTCAGCCTCCAGAGGGTCTCAGCCTTCGTACCCGCCTTCGGCCTCCTGATCGTGTCAGCCTTCGCCCCTTCCATCAGCCTCCTAATCGTCTCAGCCTTCGACCCTGCCGTCGTCCTCCTGAGGGTCTCAGCCCTCGACTCCACCCTCCCAGCATTACTTGGACTTTGGCCCCCCTCCTGACCAGCTTCAGTTGGACTCTGGTCCAGTCTTCCCATTGGAATGTGTTTTTCGGATTGTGAGTTCTGGTTTTCCTATATTtttactttgcctttttcattGCACTTtcttgaactgttttattttgctactttgtcttgctgttttgttgcattcagctttgtttaattaaagctcaccttttgttCCCCAACAATCCTGAGGCTGTAGGTCCATGTGACTTTGGTCTGAATCTAAAAAAGTCCATTTGAAAACGGACCACAACTAAAAGGCAATAATGGATTGAATACTTATTTGTATTTGTCCCTATTGCTTTTTGCTTTACCAGCTGTTCATTTTGTATTTgccatcatttcttttttagGATGCGCTTGCCCTCATAAGGTTTAGTGGATGACAAGCTTAATAGTGGTGATGTCCACACTGTCACAGCTCCAGCTATCAGTGGAGAGCAAGGAGGAAGTGGATGCATGACATGATCCGTAGGAAACAAAAATAGGATGAATATCATTAATGTTTCCAGGAAAACGAAAAGGAGCAATAGTGATGCCACCCGTGCCTTTCTGAAAAGTGAAAAGAGATTTTCAACTTGAAGCCCTCGGAATGGACACGCGAAAAAAGGCAGAACACTCTGACGAAGCCTTCTAGGAGCAACACTTTTTCTCTAGCAGCATGCTCTCCTCAgaaacactggaaaaaaagacaCTGGCACTCAGGGGAAAAAACTTTATGTGGACCTGAAGCATTCCAAACACTGACTAATCGAGACTGTTTGGAACCATTTAATGTTGTTGTCCACCTGTATGTCTTCTGACCTGTATTGCTCTGATGTTCTCCATCAGCTGGTCAGTTGTGGAAGCTCCCAGCAGAACAGAGTTCACCCCTTCATTCTTCAGGCACCACGCTGTGGGAATTTGCAGCACAGGAAGAAAAGCTGAATGCAGTCGCTCAGCAGCAATTGTTGAATGAACTCATGGGCTTTACTTCAGAAACAGATTTACTGTAAACTCTATGTATGTTAAGCCTGAGATGAGGTAAACGTTTCAGGTCCAGAAAGAGTTAATTTAAGTGAGTTACTGAGTTAACGGACCAACAGCAtattacttttctttttgaGCCACTGATTaggctctttcttttttattttggcagtaTCAGTCCACCATACTCATGGATGCTTATTGTTATAAGTCAACTGTCTGAGGCAAGACAAACTctgataaaagaaataaaatggaGCCTGGACAAATAAAGCATAAACTACCTGTATAGTTATGTACTGAGCTCATTCGGATGGACCAGCACTTTGAAGCATGACTGTGTAACTTTAGAGATGAAATTATACATGTTTCATCTTTCAATTGACACGTTccataaacaacaaaacatgtcattacTCTATTTAATGAAGtcactagtgtgtgtgtgtgtgtgtgtgtgtgtgtgtgtgagagagtgtacATACATCTAGTGGTTGGGTAGATTTGCAGGAGACCAACTGACTGTTTTACCTTTAACTTAACAAACCTTCTACAGAAAGTGACTTCTAGACCTACTAGTGATTGTTTGTCCTCATCAACACATTGTCATTACAGtcattactgtgttttaaactggTACATCAGAACGGTCTGACGTGAAAGTGATACTTAATGCTACACAGAGAATTGTCTTTTGCCTTCCTCTGCAGTATTTATTCATGCTAAATCACGTGCCCTGCGACTGACCTGTTCTACACTGTTTATGATCTCCTGTCATGCCTCTGCCGCAGTAGGTTAAACATGCCGGTCCAGAAGTGGTTGTCAGCATccactgatgtgttttaaatTTCTGCACAAAGCCAAACTGAGtgaatacacacaacacatttcttACACTCCACTGTGCCTTCACTCGTAGTTTGATCGCCAACTTATGTGACTGGCCACCGCAACGTGGTGTCGGGCTGCGTTTGTCCAAAATTTGACTCTGTTGCCTTGCCAGGATCCAACATGAATTCACTACaacatgctgtgtttttttgttccttcttgGCACGCCTCCCGGAAGCGACACTTGGGGTATGGCTAAATCCTCAATTCCACCAAAGGTCGAGATTGTGATGGTATTTTGATTTCTGACTTAAAATCGAGATCGTGACACACCCACTAATTGGCATACTTTTTGTGAGCtgataaacaataaaatcagcAAATTCATTGTCCAATATCATTACTGTCCTATCTGAAGCCGTCATACTTTGGGTGATCCACAAAGCTATAAAAGTTATGACATGGAGGATATCTATAAAGCTCCTCTAGTAACAGGTTACCACAGtacagaggaaataaaagacatCATTATGATATATGAGAATTAGTCAAACCATAGATAAAGTCTTCTGTAATGTGTGATGAAGTTTAATCAAGTtattgtaaaagaaaacatggaaaactACCCTGAAGGATATGACTGAGgtaaagacagtttgtttttacCAATAGCCAGTTGGGGCAGAGTGCAGCCTAGTCGCTCTGCAACTGCCTGCAGCTCTTTCAGCTTCACCTGCTGACGGTGCCCCTCCTCACTCAGGATCTTGTCCTTCATCCACTGATAGCCCTGTTGCAAATAACACATGACAGAGCTGAGGGCTTAAGATACTAGTAGTGTTTCCAATCCAGAATGCAACAAAGGATGACCTGCCCAGTActtatttctttcttcagtGAGGCCGCTCTTTGTCACACTGTTACGTGTGAACAGGTCTTGGTTGAGGAATACAACAACTTTTAATGATTCCTCCCTCATCAATATCAAAGTGTAAAACTCAGAATCAGTTCAAACCAATTTGCTcctttgaaaaaaatctattccAAAATCAAATTGTGATTCAGATGTGAGCACCACGTTCACCTCAAGCACCTCAAACCTCAACTCATCAACACAAGTATTTTGCGTGCCTAAATACAATGGGAGCTAAAGTGAGAACTTActtgtaatttattttggtcGAACATATCTAttctatttaaaaatgtttttgcttgcTCGCTAATGAGTTTACTTCTGATTGCTAGTTAGAATTTGAAAAAGGTAAAACAAAGGCAGTGGGTAAAGACAAGGATTAATCAGATGTAAAAGACACAGGCTAAATATTCACAAGGATATCACACAATAGAAGAACATAAGGAGAACTGTTACCTTGAGCGAGGCTCGTGAATAAGGGGGGATCCCTTTCGTATACTTCCCTGAGATGATCCCACAGGCCAGTGGAGACCATGTCATAGCTCCAATACCTGGAGGTAGTGGGCCAAATCACATATTACAGGGTTAGCCTCTAGATTTAAAGTAATGATCAGTGATACTTTAAAAAAGAATCCCATGCCCTAAAGGTATAACTAGCGTAATATATCCAGAAAatgcagcatatcaccagagtaaccaacAACTGCTACTTTTTGTTAGCAGtccttggctgtagctagctaatgttagttaGTTCAGTAGATACATAGACGTCTTTTGTATAATGTCAACACACTGTGTGTCTTGTCTCTGTAAATTCTGCGGATAAAATTCATTTCTTGATTGTTCAAACTAAAGTTCTGGCCATATTCTGGCTCctcaaaacaaaattaacattCAGTAGCAGCTCACAAATTCAATATCTTACACACATAATACATAATACTAACGAAAAGGCTAGGTTCTTTATTATTCTGTCTATCGAGATTACGGCAGCTGCTCACCTATTTTGTGGAAGAGATCTGGGAGTTGCACTTCAACcttctccctctggaacatgtGGTACTCTGCCTGTTCACAGATGGGTGGGATCTGGTTGAACTGTCGCGCCACCGAGTACGCCTCCTACAGCAAACACGGAACGATTACTGAACAGTTATGCACCATTTAAGTAAATTATCTACAGTTTTTGACCCATTCAAAGAAAGACTAACCCTTTATTTAAACAATAGTTTTCAAAAAGCAAGTGCTTTacaaagacatgaaaaaaaagaaaaaaaagaaaagaaaaatctgataAAAAGGCAGTTGTACAGTTCAAAAGAAAGCTTTTCAACAGATGAAACAGGGCCATCATTCCTTATCTCTCTCAGCAGCCTGTCCAGAAACATGGAGCTCTGACCCCAAATGAATTACAAACAGAGCCCCACCGAACGATCTCAGGCTGCTTTCAGGCTCATAAGAGGGCAGTCAGTCAGTAATATGATAAGAGGGCTAAGCCAAAATGTGCTTTAAAAGTGAGAGTTAGAGTagtcctgcagcagcatctTAAACTAGTTGAAGTTTGAAGCGGTTGTATTGAGTGAGACAGTGGTCATTACATCCTGAATTCATTTTGGCCTGGCAGCTACTGAAGAAGTGTTGAATATCAGTAACAAAGAACCAGATCGATCCATCAATGCATTTACTGGCTACTTTGAGACTTGTGTGTGCACTTACCATGATCTCCATGGAGGTCCATCGTGACGTCCCCCAATACATGGCCATCCCCTGGTTGATGACATGGGTCATTGCCCTAACCGTCTctgccaaaacagcccaaaTTAGCTGAGATACAAAGTTTGGCCTGGGCATGAGAGACTTGGTTGAGGTATCCCACTCACGTAGCCACTGGCCAACTTTTCAATGAATTATCATACGACAAATGTCTCCCTCATGCCTCCACATAGTGAAGTCATTGGGAGATTCAAGTTTTATGAACACAAGGCAGCTGACAAAGGCCCTTTAATTCTcgtgtgttttctgaaatgcttctttcacaaagtTTTCAACAGAAATTCTGACACTTTTGGAGAACACTGATCTGGAATGAAGACTGTTTCCTGAATTCTCTAGTACAAGTTGGTATACAACGCAACTTAGCACAGCAGGGCCTACTCAGGCCAAGACCTGgaatttttaatgtttctggGGTGGCGCTTCAACCGAACTACTGCAATATACATAAATGCCACATAATTAATGTTTCCTATTTTCACTTTTGTCATTCCCCTCAAATCAGGTTAGCTCAGTTATTTGAGCTCCAGTCCTTTTTATGAAAGTGCATGTAGAATTCAGCCATTTTTACTTTCGTTCtccccacaaactggcaactaccaaagAGTGTTGATGACGAAACATGGTTACCAGGTGATCGCAGGGAAGTTACAgtattggctgacaaacctttGTCAGATGCTGGAAACAACTGTCAGATTTCTTACACAGACATACCCTTTACGCAACAATatctaaaaatgtttaaagCACAATCATAATTTTCTAAGGAAAAGATTTCATGACTTCATTCTTTATCCTTATACAAACTCAATAGATGTGATTTATTTCATgatttcaacataaaaatgtgttcaatatgacctttaatattaatatcaatatTAACTTGATGTTcacttaaggcaggaacacaccagcccaaccgttggacgtctgaagcgtttggggagactcggaacaaatctgttcggtgtgttcagctgcgtcggaagctttcggagccgcacGGACGTTGTTGACTCTGATtcagcatgcgaagtctgaggaggttggctgtcggacgtctgagccatctgattctctgattggcagtgtgctagcgaatcagcgcggtgtttCGGAGGGGCGGAAGTGACAATGATGACGCTTCGTGTCATAACGAGCCCGAGAGCACACAATGCGAGTGTCAGCCTAACCATAGTCATCTTTCGCGTATGCCAAGTATTTAGTCCACAAACATCTTCTCGTGTGGGACGAATACTGACtcaatactgtgtgcgctttgtttttctatgcacttcgttccgtcatttcctgttttcatgttttcgattactggcacgagactagcgccGCCCGCTGTTAACgaggcttattgcatcttgcgcaggcgcagaacgtacacgctacagTGGAGCAGGCAGCACGTCAAagcagtgtgttcaatgcaacttttctgccaaacgGTTCAGatgagaggcaacagagtggtcagagagtggtcggataaggcagttggatgTCTGGGCGGTGTGTAGGGGCCTTTAGATGAACAGACTTGGCACAAATCTATTGagtaaataacagaaaacaaatagcATTTGAATATTTGTATGATTTATCTCAGCTTCACGTAAATAATATTTCTAGGCAGTTCTGGCTCAAGTGCTCAAGTGCTGCTGGTAATTCAGAGCCTGCTGCACTGCACACTGGTGTGGTGCGTCATGCACCTGGACTGATGAAGACAGAGCTGTCAGTCTTTCATCTGGGATGGCTGTGGCAGAGAGAAATGAGATGAAGCCTGTTTGACTGGCTGCTATAATATCTAAATTATATGATGTAATATATCGTATCATATTTCATGGTGTATTTGTAAATTGAAACAGGTGATCATGTcttatttataaatatataccTTCCATTTTAACCTGCACAGTTTGCAGGTCAAAGCTCAAATAATGTCCTCACATAAACACTGTCACTGTGATCTGTTGCAGGATAAGCACACCCACCTTCTATCGGTGTGTTTGGATCTGGTCGATTGGCGAAAACAACATCTATGTACTCCAGCTGAAGTCTCTCTAGTGAAGCCCTTAGACCTGTTTCATAAAGATAGTTAGATATTTATTGTactataaatgttaaataaatgcatacaagCATGCGATGGTGACACCTTTAAACAACTTTGTTGTGCACCTTCTCAAACCTTACCTTCGATTATATGTTTTCTAGATAATCCTCTTTCCATTTCtgctctgaaaaacaaacatgtttcatttcagaACTCCAGTGTGTAGAATTCCATTTGATGTTGCTCTTTGCTTTTTCAATGTGAATTGAATTTCAATGTAAATACTACAATGTGACtaagtttctcttttttaaatatgataTTTTCTGTCAGTACCTGGGAAGGTAGATGGTTTAATGTGGATGTGGTTACCTGTTGACGAGCAATCGTTTCATATTGACAAAATATTAAGATTGATTCTGGATGTTCTAGGACCACAAGGGAAATCTAGCACTTGCCACTGATGGCCCTACAGACAGAAGATGACTTGGCAGAGTGGATAAGATGTTGCAATTTTGAGAGCAATTGTTAACCAATCGCAGAGTTGGGAAATAGGGCGAAAACGTAAAGCATTCCTTTTAAACTACTCTGCGTTTCCCTCCAACACAAAACATCTGTcaaaaaactttttatttatttatttttttttaaatcaaaaccaaagtgaCGAAATGCATGCAGGTCATTCCATGCCAACTCACCCAGAATTTATAACTATTCCTACTTCATGTCATGGAATTTCTGGGGACATCTCATGGGACCTTTCAAATCCTATAGCCATCCTCCAAATACTTTGAATTTATAAAGTTTGGCCCTCAGACCCAATTTGTCAATTTTTGTGATTGGTTGTATGCCTCACTAGTAAAATGAGATTTGTCCAGAACATACAAGACATCCTAAGGATGATttgcaacatttatttatttaaatagttTCATTTAGTTTTCATTCATAGGCTCATTTTAATGGACACTGAGATGGTGATGAGAGTCCGATTTGACTTGCAACTGGACTGTCACAAACAATTTAGCCCCTCAGGACagttttttaaactgtttaaaatgtggTAGACTGAATATTCCCACcagtgtgatgctgcactggCACTGGCTTGTGAacaaactgtattaactgtGTGGTTACATGCTGTATAGTTTTCCTCAACACGTTAATTTCTTAATTGCTTATTCActgaacatttaaaatattcacTGCACAATAAAGTATTCATGGCAAATCAAACCTTGGCTAAAGATTGATTAGATTGACTTGATTTATCAAAGACAAATACACTTTGGAATGGACAGTTGGCTGATCACTGATTGACATCAGAAGCACGTTAGGGGTTCTTTCCATGCCTAGTATGAACCAGAGGACTGTCTGTAAAAGCTTGTATTACAGATCATTGATGGTAGATGTTGCGCATGCTTTGCAGTAACAGACTGACACaaatagagagagaaaaatgtaacGTATGCATACTTTCCACCCCAGAAGATTTTGGTGGTGATGACTAAACTGGAACGTCTGCATTTgagaacataaataaaatagaaattaGACTGTGGTGGTTTCCAAAAATTCTTGAAAATGGATTGATTATTTCTGTGGACAGACAAATAACATGCAGtctgtttatgttttctttacaaATGTCATAAGACACATACATCCAATGACATGGAAATGGAAATCTGTTAGAGTGCAGTGAGAGGCCGGAGTGTAACGACTTTATtgtctcaacaacaacaacaacaacaacaaacaggacTGCTAACAATGCTATGCGAGTATTTCACTTGACAGCTGTGGCACAGACtcaacactgtcctgtcagttCAAGGTTAACTGTTAAAGTGTTCCTGTTTAAAATTACTAAAATTACTCTAACTCATATTAacataacaaaatgtttctttctgttctgtcctgtgtttcttttctaCAGGAAGCACAATGTGTCAAAGCCTGCGAATCATAGCTTTTATTACTGCTATTTTATCAGCAATGAAActatttttttaacaacttaGATTATACTGTCCAATAGAGTACATATAAAAAGACAAATGGGGGAGTAAATGTCACCATATGTGCAGTGCTCCCGTAGGGCATTGAGCTAGGAACACAATTTTAGGaaacaaggaaaaaacaaataagaaccTTCTAATAATATCATATTACTTTCAATTAATTCtgcaaaaacaagaagaaacacaATCTGAAAACTCTACCTCCATCCTCTCTTCTTTATGATATTTCCCATCACAGTTTCAGCCctgagggaaagaaagagagaatctttttttttctaataaatacaaatcaatcatttttcaaaaataaaaatgtaatgcatTTCACAAGTCATACAAAGTTACACAGAACCAGAGAGTAAGGTAAAACAAGCGTCGGATAGTAATGAGAGTTGCATCAACTTCAATTCAAAATGCTTGAAAGTTACATTACGTAGGCTACAGAGTAGTTCCAACAAGTTCTTGGTGGTGAATCTGAATActttaaacagacagacagaactgcagtttttggcaATTAGTAATTGCTTTAATTTACAATATTCATATCTAACATATGTAGAAAAATCGAGTGTGAACATCTAACCTTACTTGCCTCATTGACATATTTCAGGGTAATGTTACCAAGGTTGATAAGGATGTTGCGGTTGTTTATTGctttgaaaactgttttttattatatctctataaaagcaaggaatctctgtctgtgtgtgtgtgtgtgtgtgtgtgtgtgtgtgtgtgcgtattcctcaaatatctctgcggatcaggatcagactgacctgagagtttcaacatggctgctgcgtggttcaagggtgtgcgacttcgcatttgtttggactgcaatgataccgttaataaattatttcataaaagCTTCACAAATTCCaggagcattgtccaccggagccaccacagtcatgtgcgcaccagagccaatcactacACACCTTAGCCATGTGcagagagccaatcactgcagagcccaccttaagaaacaagcggatttatacctgcagcggcgcgagctggacctggattttgccggcggttcggtcccgttctgttctgtgcatctaaactgactgttgtggattaatgagactaaacgagtctggacctagtctgttcgggtctgaggagatccggaaatgcgcggacaacaaagtggaatcggaatctgtggatgttcgcgtgtagctagcgctagccgctagctgcgaggttgggaggtgggccgtgtagctagtggctagccgctagctacacggcccacctcccaagtcgacggaccggacccaccggcacgtccaaaaccggacttagggtaaataatgtccgccacgctttttcgctaacattgccgtcacgtttgctttgtgtctggtgcaggaagaaacggtaaaaatgggcttttgtcacgaaagtgtctaAGCAGCAAGTtcggttgttgaggaacaggaagttgtgggagggatgtaggcggatgattgacaggcaacgacggtcagTGTATAGACAGCAATAtggagagttgagagatttgtgacatttagctgtttggagtgtatagttagtgtgttatgtagtgtttggtgtagtgtgttaagtgtgtagtggagtcgtttttttttgtttaatgagtcaaaacaatgaggggACTGCTGAAtatggagcaggcagtgcagctcttcattcagctggaaggagctcaggaagacctgagcattgcctgcataatatggaagcgaatttgtaccataattcaaattaaaatgcatttacagaaatgctttttcattttaagaatgtagctgcattttttgactcataaataaaatgagtaataaatcatccaaattgcattttcattttcttcttcaagactgctcattttgtaacttaattcaaatgataaagaaaaggacatttaagatttaatattcaaaagatggcccagcaaataggtaccaaaattcaatttgaaatgtcaaatttgaaaattaaaatgcattagcagaaatgctttttcatttcaaagtcagagctgcattttttgactcataaatcaaattggtaataaatcatccaaattgcattttcattttcttcctcaagactgcttattatgtaacttaattcaaatgataaggaaaaggacattttagatataattttcaaaagatggcccagcaaataggtaccaaaattcaatttgaaatgtcaaatttgaaaattaaaatgcattagcagaaatgctttctcatttaaagtcagag from Sparus aurata chromosome 7, fSpaAur1.1, whole genome shotgun sequence carries:
- the LOC115584869 gene encoding voltage-gated potassium channel subunit beta-2-like isoform X2 — protein: MPKPGGSGGVPPGSRENTGICRSSSISSGNVGSGGKIMSLSSMSESVHSGLSCFLSEQALEQEERQQRSSQLAEFQRLREVRAAAQLKNLEDFLRMNHVSLRDSMSYATGMIYRNLGKSGLRVSCLGLGTWVTFGGQITDEVAEELMTLAYENGINLFDTAEVYNSGKAETVMGNIIKKRGWRRSSLVITTKIFWGGKAEMERGLSRKHIIEGLRASLERLQLEYIDVVFANRPDPNTPIEETVRAMTHVINQGMAMYWGTSRWTSMEIMEAYSVARQFNQIPPICEQAEYHMFQREKVEVQLPDLFHKIGIGAMTWSPLACGIISGKYTKGIPPYSRASLKGYQWMKDKILSEEGHRQQVKLKELQAVAERLGCTLPQLAIAWCLKNEGVNSVLLGASTTDQLMENIRAIQILPKLSLSIISEVENLLGNKPYSKKDFRS
- the LOC115584869 gene encoding voltage-gated potassium channel subunit beta-2-like isoform X3; translated protein: MTLAYENGINLFDTAEVYNSGKAETVMGNIIKKRGWRRSSLVITTKIFWGGKAEMERGLSRKHIIEGLRASLERLQLEYIDVVFANRPDPNTPIEETVRAMTHVINQGMAMYWGTSRWTSMEIMEAYSVARQFNQIPPICEQAEYHMFQREKVEVQLPDLFHKIGIGAMTWSPLACGIISGKYTKGIPPYSRASLKGYQWMKDKILSEEGHRQQVKLKELQAVAERLGCTLPQLAIAWCLKNEGVNSVLLGASTTDQLMENIRAIQILPKLSLSIISEVENLLGNKPYSKKDFRS
- the LOC115584869 gene encoding voltage-gated potassium channel subunit beta-2-like isoform X1 encodes the protein MSSVVQNPYIGRTPTARMPKPGGSGGVPPGSRENTGICRSSSISSGNVGSGGKIMSLSSMSESVHSGLSCFLSEQALEQEERQQRSSQLAEFQRLREVRAAAQLKNLEDFLRMNHVSLRDSMSYATGMIYRNLGKSGLRVSCLGLGTWVTFGGQITDEVAEELMTLAYENGINLFDTAEVYNSGKAETVMGNIIKKRGWRRSSLVITTKIFWGGKAEMERGLSRKHIIEGLRASLERLQLEYIDVVFANRPDPNTPIEETVRAMTHVINQGMAMYWGTSRWTSMEIMEAYSVARQFNQIPPICEQAEYHMFQREKVEVQLPDLFHKIGIGAMTWSPLACGIISGKYTKGIPPYSRASLKGYQWMKDKILSEEGHRQQVKLKELQAVAERLGCTLPQLAIAWCLKNEGVNSVLLGASTTDQLMENIRAIQILPKLSLSIISEVENLLGNKPYSKKDFRS